A region of the Vigna unguiculata cultivar IT97K-499-35 chromosome 9, ASM411807v1, whole genome shotgun sequence genome:
GACATTCTTTATGTGTAACTCATGTATTTGAAATGAGACATATTGCACTGCTCTCGATTTTCAATAAGATTACATACTTGGATTTGTTTGTTGTAAGGAAATTGGGTCTTTGAATGAGATTTCCGTAGCAGATACAGGGAGGGTTTGGGTAGCTTTGCTGCGTTAATGTACAAATTTTACTTTGttgtttaatgttttgtttttatgcCAGTGAGTATCCTTTCATCCATCCACCCTTCTCGTTGTAAATATTTTCTGACTTaatgaattattcttttatcaGCAAAACAACGTGTATACGAGTGAAGTTATAAACGGAAATTAGGTGAAGTAGAAGGACAAATAATAAGTAACTTTAACaagtatttcaaatataaaaacacCAGGTCAGAAAACAAACAGAGCAGATGGTACTAACTAATAAGCTCAATAGAAAGACAAATAAAATGAATTCTTCGCATGGTAAAAATGTTTTTACTAATAAGATCAACATTTAACTTTTCATGCATAATTATTTGTTTCCAAATTCTAATCCATAAATATTGTGAAAATGTTGTCCGTTGTGTAAATACAACAACTTACTTTTGAAGCATTCCTGACAGAAAAGGGAGCATTTTCTCAAGCTTCTCGAGTTGAGTCAATCCTTGGGCGAATGTGACAGGGATAAGGAATACAAGAACAAAGGTGACAGAAGCCGCAAATGTAGTTATCTTACGGATCCAAAGTTGCTTGTATGGTATGCAAAGGTTGGACCAGTAAACATCCTCTGGTTCAGGAGCTAGGTCTGTGACCCATTGCATAGGATTTGATGTTTGAAGACTTTGAGCAACCGTAAGAGCAGCATAACGGCTTTTAAAGAACACGAAAGCAGCTGCACATTCCTGTATTGAAGTCCAAACATGTCCATATTGTGTTTGTTAAATGAACACAGATTTGAAATGACATAAAATTGTGATTCTAGGACCAAAGCAGAGCAAGTATATGTGTACTTCTATAATTAGTGGCAAAACAAATATCCCGGTAATAACTGCTTCATTTGTGGCTTAATACATAAGTAGTAGATGTTACAAGTATTTTAACGTATCAGACCACCATATGTCGACACAGAAATTAGAGATATAATCAAATGCATATAATAAGCATGAGACGAAGTAACAAACCAGTGCAAAATATACGTTgaaccttaaaataaattgaatattttcCACCACTTGTTACTTTCTTGCATTTCTTAGTTCTGGATACACATCTATCGATCTAATAGACAACGATCTTATGAGAATGACCCCAAATAACAGTATTTATAAGCTAATCACACCCTATGATATCCTTATCCAAAAGTCCAACCCTCCCAATAACTCACATTGTTAGGTTGAGGAActtgaaagattttttttctctcacggCCCACCTTAAGCTAGGGCCTCTAGTTGGACTCTAACTAACGCATAGACCCACTTTACCATATACTAAAAGTTAATATATGATAAAGAAAGATCAAGCTCttaaatagttaaaaagaaaTAGGCTTAAATACTGTGATAAGACCAGTATTTAAAACTACACATAAAGAGATACTTCTTATTCAATGAAGGTCTATTCCTTACCAATGTAGTAGGGAAATAGACAAGAACAACAATTTCAGATGAGGTATTTCGAGAGGCCTCACTCTCCACAACCTTTTCCCACCAAAACTGTGATACAACAACATAATCCCCCCACACACCTAAAATAGACTATTTATAATGTATGTTACAGGTATAAAACATAATTGTCCTAACTgccttgtttttttcttctactatGAATGTCAAACCTATCAATACTCCCTCCATGAAGTTTCACTTTGTCCTCAAGGTGAAATTCAGGAAACTCCTTGTTAATGCAAGTTGTCGCTTCCCAACTATTTTCAATGGTGGGAAGATGTTGTCACTTGGTTAAAACTTCCAATTCTCCTTGGCTATTTGGCCTTGTATCCAACAACTGCTCTGGATAAACTTTGAGAATCAATTCTTCTGTGGGTGTAGCAGGTAAGGCCTGGATGGTAGTAGCTAGCTGGACTGCTCTTTTTGAGGAGAGAAACATGAAATACTGGATGGATTATGCTGTGAGCGGGCAGATCCAACTTGACTGCCACCAACCTGATTTGCTCATTAATCTTGTAAGGTCCATACAACGTAGGACTGAGTTTTTCATTGGGTTTTCTAGCTAGGGCTGCAACTTAAGATAAACCCAATCACCAACTTGGTATTCCACTTCCCGCTTATGCTTGTGGCCTGAACTTGATTTTGATCTTGAGCTTTGCATAAATTCATTTTCAACTCCTTCAATATCTCATGACATTCCTATTGGAGTTGGTTAACACTTTCTACTCTAGATGGAATAGTAATACCCTTTAAATGCAAGGGAGGATCACGGCAATAAAGAGCCTTAAAAAGAGACATCTTTGCCGAAGCACTATAATTGGTATTAAACCAAAATTCAGTCCATGGCAACCACTGTGGCCATTGTCGAGGCTGAGAGCCTATCATACAATGAAGATAGGTTTCCAAACAACTATTAACAGCCTCTGTTTGACCATCCAATTGAGGATGGTAGGTTGTGCTAAATTTAAGCTTAGTGCCTGGTTGGCGAAATAACACACCAAAATTACTGAAGAACAACTAGTCTCGATCAAAACTATCATGGAAGGGAATCCATGTAATTTCACCATCTCTCTAAGGAATAACTAAGCCACATTTGTAGGGATGAGCCAGAGAAAAAAAGTGTGCATATTTTGTGAGTCTatccacaacaacaaaaatagtatCTTTTCCTCCAACCTTGGGTAATCCACCAATAAAATCCATAGATATGTAAGACCAAACTTAGGTAGGGATTAGCAATGGCTGCAAAAGACTAGCAAGGGTCAATTTTTTGTCTTGTTGCGTTGATACACATCACATTGCATGACAAACTCTTTAACATCTCTCCTCATGCCTTCCCGATAGACCACTCCGACCACCCTCTTAAAGGTTCGAAAATACCCATTGTGGCCTCCTAAAGGAGACTCATGTTGCTCCTTGATGATAAAAGGAATGTGAGAATACTTCTTGGGTAACACCAGTTTCCCTTGATAAAATAATCTCCCATTCTTCAATTTGTAGTCATCATGAGCTTTAGAATTCACCAAAAATTCTTGCATTAATGAAGTCAACTTAGCATCTTGTTGAACTTCTGCTTCCCAAGCCTCCCATTCATCTGTTTGAAACAAAGAGATAGCCATAAAATAATCCCTTCATGATAAAACATCATCCACTTGGTTTTCCTTTCAGGGTCtgaaacaatttcaaaatcatACCCAACGAGCTTGGAAGCCCATTTAAACTATTCCTCAATCAACAAACACTACTCACCGAgaaattttaaaccagaaaacAAAATGACTGCCCATAAGATAATGTTTCCCTAAGGCTTGCTAACCATTCCAACCCCAAAACAATGTGAGCACTTTCCAAATTGAAAACGAAAATTGCTTATTGAATTTGCAAACCCAGTAAATCTAGAATGAACCCTTGACACTTCCCTTGGCAATGCACCTTGTGCCCATCTCCCACCTCTACCACATGGAATTTTAGCTTCTTGCTTTAGCACACATTTAGGCATCAaatctttcaaaattaaattgtggGAAGCTCCACAATCAGAAAATCGACCACTCTCAAATCTTCAATTTTCCCCCAAAGCTTCCAAAACTTCTTAGTTGTAAGCCCAACCATGGTACACAAAGATAATTGCAAGACCTATCTTTTTTCCTCCAAATCTTCTTCTTGATTAACAACATTGTCCTGCAAATCCACAAAACCAAACAAATCCTCCTCGGTCATAAGCAGCATGTGCAATTGTTTATTCCTGCACACATGACTAGGGCCAAACTTTTCGTCACACCAAAAACATAGCCCTTTCTTGATCTTTTCAAGCAATTCTTCTTTTGACAATTTACGAAAAGGAGCTCCTCTTAGCCGCTGCACTATTGGAGTACTACTCATGGTACTCGAAAATTCACTGCCTCCCCATTTTCTTTGCTGGAACTACAAGCAACCACTGAATTCCCTCCATCCCTTGAATAACTTATAGTCACAGAATACTATTTGTATCCATTATTGGTTCCGCTAACGTTTTGAGTTCCTCTTTTTGATGTGACCCTGCTTTTTTACTCCACCATTTGAGCCTTCATCATTAACACAACAAGATTGTTGGGTTCATACAACTTCACCTCAGCCTTGATATCTTCTTTCAACCCATTCAAGAAGGTGCCTACCAAATAGTCTTCCTCAATGCCCGACATACTGTTCAAACTGCTCAATGTACTCCTCCACTAAACCTGTTTGTCTTAATCCAATAAGAATTTCAAAAGGATCATCGGTTGAAATCTTCACACAACAACAACCTTGAAGGCAGCCTACGTAGGATTGGGATTGCACGTCTCCCACCACTGAAGCCAATTTAAGGCTTTCCCTTCTAATGCAATCAGGACTGCCAACATTCTTTCTTCCTCAATAACTTCCTTCAACCTGAAATGTCTCTTCAACCCGATTGGTCCATCCATAAGCCTCCTCTCCTGCAAAATCAGGGATGTCCAATTTCCTCCACCTTAAGGAAGACACCGAATGCCCCCTATCTTCCTCCCCTCTCGTTCCACTGCCTTTGTTCATCACAGAAACGTCGTTGGAAATTTTCCCTCTGCACGACATCTTTTCCACCACAACGGTGAGACCCCTAATCAAATCTTCAGGCCTCTGGAACCTCTTATGATTTTCATTTTCTGCTATGTCAAAATCTTGAACAAATTCTTGCACCATCTTTTAAAAGCCATCCATTCTTGTATTTACCATAACCTAACTTCCACCCCCACAAAACCAAGATCTATGCTTTGAATACCAGTTGATAAGAACAATATTTACAAGTATACAGAGAGAGATACTTCTTATTCAATGAAGGTCTATTCCTTATCAATGTATTAGGGAAATAGACAAGAACAACAATTAAAGCTGAGGTATTTCGAGAGGCCTCACTCTCCACAACCTTTTACCACCAAAACTAAGATACAACAACATAATCTCCCCACACACCTAAAACAGACTAATTATAATGTCTATTACAGCTATAAAACATAACTGTCCTAATTgccttgtttttttcttctaccgACAATACCAAACCTATCATACTGTTTAAATAAAGAACCAGTCCATCCTAATCAGCTATATTAGTTGAGGAGCTGGTCCAAGAACGACTTTTGTTCCACTGACTAAAAAAGAGTGAAGCTTCTTTGCGATGCCTTCATTGTCATGTTCCTGCAGCTTAGATAAGTAACTTGCCTTTTCTATTTTCACATTAAAAGGTCATATAAATGATGGTGGGGAGCCTAGACATACTTCTACTAGAAATAGTTTATACTTGTTTCTAAGGTTTAAATTGGACAAATGATGTTGGGAGACCTAAACAAACATCTACTACAAATAGTTTATACTTGTTCATAAGGTTTAAATTGGACAAATGATGTTGGGAGGCTTAGAGAAACGTCTActagaaataatttataattgtttcAGAGGTTTAAATTGGACAATGCGGcagaagagaaaataataagtgaatcattaaaaatcaaatagaGATTAAAGAGGTTTCACATATTCATATTAGATCAAGAAAATTCTTATCATGGGAGTTCACTAGATCACAAAAATGAAACGGACTAACACattaatattgtaattatataaatCAATCCAGCCAGAAATTGACCTTTTTTCTTGCATTTAAATGCACGTCAGAGTAGCCTGTTCTTCCATGTATACTATCGGTTTCATTagaaataatcttaaaagaattAGTGGATCCTCCACAAAAGTAACATTGCGTAAAGCTTGGCTTACACGTCTGTTCCATTGAACCACAACCAGAACTGAGCATTTTACACATATATTCTGCATCATCCTAGcagaaaaagattaaaaaaaaaacaaaagtttaaacAACAGTAATGTCAACAGAGAGAAGAATGCTTGAAAAgtctatattatttttgaaagattCTTAAGACCACAAGTGATATATAACAAGCCTGGGACCACAAGTGATATATATTTCGCACTAGTACTTCTTGAATCATAAATAAAAGCCTGATTACCCCATCAAATAGGGAAACAGGGAAAGATGTCATAGATATTAAGAAATTCCGCTAACTTCGTACAAATGAAATTCAATAATTATGACCATGATAAAATTCAGGAACTGAGGCATGTCACAGATAAATATGACCATGAAAAACATTCAATAACTAGGACCATGATAACTATTTATAAGCCTTCATTTAATAACTTGAGTTTTTTAGAGCATTTTCGTAACATAATGCCATAAAAACTACGACCACGTTGAGGGCACCTTAAATATAAGATCATCCATAAGTCTTAATCCAACAGCTTAAACTCTTGAAAGAGTTTATTCTTGATaattttatgcataaatttATTACGAATTCTGTATTGCGTAGCCTTGAAAGgctttgatgatatttttatcaTCTCAAAATGGATATCAAAATGCAAAAAGAGGCGTATATGAAAATGTTGAAAAGAAAGGAAACCCGTCTCAACTAAAAGTTCCTAGGATTTGAACATTAAGAAAAAGAAGTACAGGAAAAAGTTCAACCAAATAACCAAATAAATTGCATAGCatgaattcaaaaattaaagaaaaacagaaaCTTATTTCCATAAGCCTTGATACAAGCTAATTCACCTTGAactatgaaaatatttatgacattaaaatagaaaaaaaaaactgttgaAATATAAACTTGATTTTGGGCCTTACTTGTCTTAACAAAAAGCCTAAAAATCTAAGAATGTTTAACATGTTCTAGAGAGACATTTTAGAAGCATGTTCTACAAAGGATCTCTTTAGGATATCATTCTAGGGTAGTGTGTTGATATGCTAGTACCTGTGCAGAACGTCTAGAAAGGCACTTATTAGATTAAGTATGTGTTGGCAAAATCCTGCCTATAGGTTTATTAGGAACCACTAGTATAAATAGGGTGGTTGTCCTAGAGTTTGTGTCAAGTCCAGAAAACCTTGAAGTGATCAAATATGACTAAAATATCCCCTCCAAAATTCTAGTCTTCACATTCTTCAAAAATTCCCTTCATTACTAAAATACAATTTCAACAAATTGACATTAGAGCTTGAAGGTCCTATCTAAAGAGATGGCATGTAGCAGCATGGTTCTATTCCTAGTCCCAATTCTCAACAAGAGCAACTATTGACAATTGGGTCCTTATAAGATGAAGACTCTTCTAAGTGCACAAGATGTTCACGAGATAGTTGACCACATCGAACCAAAAAAAATGAGGATAATCTCTCTCAAACTCGAAGGGATATAGGTTGAAAGACTCgagaaagagagacaaaaagGTTCTTTTTTTCAGTCTAACAAGGAACAGATGACTATATTTTGAGAAGATATTTGAAGCAATTTATATAAGATCAAAATATGATGTTTTAATTGTGTACATCAATGTagataattttatctttaaatgtaGCAATCCAAACAcattcaagaaatttaagagATGACAGAAGAGTTTGAAGTAAAGCAAGAAGACAAAGACATCTTTATCTCTCAAGAAAGCTATGCAAAGGTAACAAAAGAGTTTGAAGTAAAGCAAGAAGACAAAGACATTTTCACAACTCAAGAAAGTTATGGAAGGAGACGATTAAAAAGCTCAAGATGGATGACAGTAGTTTGGTCGATACACCAACAGAATGTGAAATGAAGCTAAAGATGCATAATAGAGCGGATCCCACACTTTTCAAGAACATAGGTTGAACCTTACGTTAGGATCGAACAACCAATTGTGAGACGACAAAGGAGGATTAAGGAACAATAAATTCTGGCTTGTACTATTCTCTATTACAAGCTTCTTTTATGCACTGATCGGTGATTGGAGAGGAGATATGGATGATCACAAGAGGACAATTGGCTTTGTGCTTTACATGGGAGACACTATCTTCACATGGATGTCAAAGAAGTAATCGATCATTACTCTTTCCACATGTGAATTGTAGTATGTGGTAGCTACCTCGTGTGTTTGTCATGCAATTTAGTTGCAAAATCTCGTAAAGGAGTTGAGTTCATCTCAAGAAGAGTAAACCAATATTTTGATGGACAACAAGTCAACTATATCTTTTGTCACAAAACTCATTTCAGTTTACCATGATGTAAGAACACTGATACGCACTGCGAGAAAGGACACATGACTAGAATATGTGAAGACCcatgattttgaaatatgaacTTGATTTTGGGCTTTAGTTTTCATAATACAAAGTCCAATTTCTAACTATGTTTAGAATATTCTAAAGACATTCTAGAAACATGTTCTAGAAATATATCTTTATAATGTAAGCCTAGAGTAGTACCTAGAAGGgtctaaaatatataagtagacTATTATTTGTGGTAAAGTTCTAGAAAAACAGTTGTATTCATTCAATTATGTGCCGGGAAAAAATCCTAATCATAACTTTACGAGGAGCACTAGTATTAAACCAATAGAACTAGAAGTGATCAACTGTATAAGTACCTCTTTCTCCCATTTTCCCTTTATCAAACTTGCCCTTCACTACTAAAATGGCATTCTCACAAAACTCCAGAAATATTctgtaaacacaataaaaatagaaaaaaattcaaaaagagaCAAACCTTCAGTTTCTGGACTGCACCAGACTTATACACAATTTGGTGCGACAAATATGTTGTGGGGTGATAGAATGAAAAAAACTTTTTCACTGTTTCGCAGTATGATTGATCTGGAGACCAGGGTATTCCTCTGACAAGAATTGCAAAATGACTAGGATTTGGCTGGGATGAGGTAATATGCAGTAGCCGCAAATTAGTAATGCTTTTGTATTCCTGAATATTATTCCGCTTCATTAGTCaatatttaaacatttgaaaaataaagcATTGTTCACTCTGAAAACAGATAAAGAAATTAATCTTGCGATTTAATGTCACATGTCACAGCTCCTTACAAAGTAAAGAAGAGTACAAGCTGTTAAAGTTATGATGTATAATGCGAGACAATGAGCCCAAAGCCTGACATCAAGCAAAAGAATAAATACAATCAATAAGTAAGCAGTTTGTAGGAGTGTTCCAGATTGAAATCATTAACTATTCACACAATATCATCTAAAAATGGAAGTgagaataaataataagaatgaTTCTATCTCGAAACAATTCCAGTTGCTGTTAGAAGAAAAAGGTTAAGCTATcccaattaaataataaataagatctaattttacttaaatcattttaatttatcatctatattttagattttgagGCAACAAAAATTTTCTGAAGTTAACTAAATTCATTCCTATTgcctattttcttttatctaaaactcttcattttttaCCCAGTGTTTGAAAAATTATCatgtatttgaaatataatatatatatatatatatatatatatatatatatatatatatatatatatatttaagctttattaaagtttgaaagattTTATAAGATGTGAAATTAATGTCTTAagggaaatttttttttaacatctttCATGTTTTCATTAAGATTTAACATTATGTTAATTAGTCATgcccaaaaaaaaattatcttaaagtAGTTCAAGAACtcacaacaaagaaaaaactatAACATATAAGAGAGAATAAATTTCATATTAGGAAATCGATTTGTAGTTATACTTAAACTGAAATAACATATAATCAACAGGTACAAAAGTTATCAGATCAAGAAATCACTTTTTTTTCCTGTTCATTGTTTCTCAGCTTCAACACAATATTGACTCTTTGACATAATGGAAATTCCCATTTAGAATAAAAGTAACGGGTTCATACCACTCGGAACCTTCTTTAACATTCTCAATGGTAAACACTTCCAGTGACTCAAAAGGTATATTCTTATGTATTCTGTCCCTACCATAATAATTCACTGGAAGCACTAGAATAGTGCAGATGACAGCAGCAACAGAAAATACTCTAATACTGAAAGAGAAAAATTGATACCAATAGTTAGTAAGCACTAGAGCcacaaaaatgaacaaaattagTTTCCACTTCATTTTTATGTACTTTTATGTGGATATTAACCATGGTTTTAATTCAGTAACGTAAAATAGTGCAGAAAGCAAACTCATCAAACCCAAACAAAGAAATTTACCATactgaaattattaaaaaccGTAAAATTCCGTAGCGGGCATCAAACTCAAACAAGTAAATTTACCAAACTGAAACTAATAAAGACGGTAAAACTCCATAGAAGGACCATTATTACCAAAAGCTACTTTGGTGACTGGATAACTCAAACTGACTTACCTATATCAATTAAGCATAATTTATAGTCAACGTAGTATCTATTCTGTGAGCACAAGTCTCAGTTCCAGTTATTATTGCACAAAGTGTTTATCTTCATTTATTTCAGAGACAAACAAATCATAAAAGTGTTGTGCTCACATTGggcattttaaaaaatattgatcagaGTTTTTGTGGGTGCATAATGTCATGCCTAATATTATAATGATTGAGCCTAACAATATACCATCTATTCAATTGTACTTATTTAAGATTAAGATATCTTCACTCTGTAGGTGAGGGCATCTTGTGGATTTCAGATTAAAACTACAGTGTAAGCATTTCTTTAAAGACATGCAGCTTtgaaaagtttcaattttaaaatgattgagCAACCTGAACACAACCATCCTGCTAAAAACCACAGCATCCAAGCCACCGGTAGTCAACATTTCCTCTTGAGTCGTTTCCCATGCTTTCATTACCCAAGTAGGAGAGGGAACAAATCTATCCAAACAAAGATCCCTGCTTTTCGAACACCTGGAAGCTAACCTTTTTCCAAAGTACACATTGACATTGCTGGGCTGTTTTCTTAATATTGAATAGAGTGAAAAGAGCACCACGCACACGGCAATATTAATTCCAGCAGAGGTTAAAAGAGCAGCAATGTCCATCTCTGCCTACTGAGGCAAGCTTGACTGATCTCATTACCCAAGAAGAAAGACACAAGACATTCAAATCAAATTCACCACCTGAATGAATAATGTTCCAATTAAGGGCCCGGTAAATATGGATTTCTTAGGACAAGTTCAGGAAAGCAGCATATGTTATTCCctttaattatttggttaagTTGCACCTTAACATGTGCGAATTTAACCTCAAAAACAGTAGTAGAATATACCGAGAAGCAAAgctttttcaaataaaagagAATGATCATTCAGCTGAAACTTGCATACATCAAGACCAATCAAGAGACGTAAAGTTTAAATGCAAAAGCAGCATGGGATCAAGTATTATAAACCTTTCATCATAATAACTAATACCCTCACGCAATCTACCAAGGAATACCAGAGAGACTATATGTTTCGTAAAAATGATATTGTGACTATTCCTTGTTTTCATGAAATCGTAGTTAAAGCCGGTAG
Encoded here:
- the LOC114162707 gene encoding CSC1-like protein RXW8 isoform X2, whose product is MDIAALLTSAGINIAVCVVLFSLYSILRKQPSNVNVYFGKRLASRCSKSRDLCLDRFVPSPTWVMKAWETTQEEMLTTGGLDAVVFSRMVVFSIRVFSVAAVICTILVLPVNYYGRDRIHKNIPFESLEVFTIENVKEGSEWLWAHCLALYIITLTACTLLYFEYKSITNLRLLHITSSQPNPSHFAILVRGIPWSPDQSYCETVKKFFSFYHPTTYLSHQIVYKSGAVQKLKDDAEYMCKMLSSGCGSMEQTCKPSFTQCYFCGGSTNSFKIISNETDSIHGRTGYSDVHLNARKKECAAAFVFFKSRYAALTVAQSLQTSNPMQWVTDLAPEPEDVYWSNLCIPYKQLWIRKITTFAASVTFVLVFLIPVTFAQGLTQLEKLEKMLPFLSGMLQKKFVVQLVTGYLPSVILVLFLYAVPPVVMLFSTMEGCVSRSERKKSACSKVLYFQIWNVFFVNVFAGSVISQLAVFSSITELPSQLAKAVPAQATYFTTYVLSSGWASLAFEIMQLFPLFCNLFQRFILGYNEDTMNGFLTFPYHTEVPRILLFGFLGFTCSILAPLILPFLLFYFVLAYLVYRNQRGTVMAHCSQHNGPFVARRSSYCTWGVWHKRVTSCIRVYHSIADLHCTISPIL
- the LOC114162707 gene encoding CSC1-like protein RXW8 isoform X1, which translates into the protein MDIAALLTSAGINIAVCVVLFSLYSILRKQPSNVNVYFGKRLASRCSKSRDLCLDRFVPSPTWVMKAWETTQEEMLTTGGLDAVVFSRMVVFSIRVFSVAAVICTILVLPVNYYGRDRIHKNIPFESLEVFTIENVKEGSEWLWAHCLALYIITLTACTLLYFEYKSITNLRLLHITSSQPNPSHFAILVRGIPWSPDQSYCETVKKFFSFYHPTTYLSHQIVYKSGAVQKLKDDAEYMCKMLSSGCGSMEQTCKPSFTQCYFCGGSTNSFKIISNETDSIHGRTGYSDVHLNARKKECAAAFVFFKSRYAALTVAQSLQTSNPMQWVTDLAPEPEDVYWSNLCIPYKQLWIRKITTFAASVTFVLVFLIPVTFAQGLTQLEKLEKMLPFLSGMLQKKFVVQLVTGYLPSVILVLFLYAVPPVVMLFSTMEGCVSRSERKKSACSKVLYFQIWNVFFVNVFAGSVISQLAVFSSITELPSQLAKAVPAQATYFTTYVLSSGWASLAFEIMQLFPLFCNLFQRFILGYNEDTMNGFLTFPYHTEVPRILLFGFLGFTCSILAPLILPFLLFYFVLAYLVYRNQILNVYIKKYDSGGQLWPIAHNTTVLSLLVAQVIALGVFGIKESPVASGFTIPLLICTVLFHQYCRQRFLPIFKNNATQVLIDMDRRDERCQRMDQIYEHLNSAYCQFSSSSQSECFSSHKGEREDVGTPQDMEKAKEMSQEIAWPPVLHSFGQGGK